GGTCCGACGAACTGGCGGTCTTTATTTGCAGCGCCAATCCAACCTATGAGGAAGCCTGCCTGGGCCAGAACGCGATTCTGTCGATGATTGCCTACCTTGAGGATGTCGTCGCCGAGCGCCGTCAGCATCCCGGCGACGATCTGATCAGCCAGCTCGTCAACGTCGAGGATCACGATGATATGCTGACCGTGGAAGAGATCTTCTCGCAGTGCGTGCTCTTCCTGTTTGCAGGCCACGAAACCACCCGCAACCTGATCGGCAACGGCTTGCAGACGCTGCTGCACCATCCCGATCAAGTGGCGCTGCTGCGGCGCAACCCGTCGCTGATAAAAGGCGCGCTCGAAGAGATGGTGCGCTACGAATGCCCGGTCCAGCTGATCGCGCGCATTGCCATCGAAGATATGGAGATCCACGGCGCGCAGATCAAACGCGGCCAGACGGTGGCGGTGGTGCTGGGATCGGCTAACCGCGACCCGGAGCAGTTTAGCGATCCCGATCGCTTCGACATTACCCGGATCGGCAGCCGTCCGGTTTCCTTCGGCCATGGCGCGCATGTTTGCATCGGCATGGCGCTGGCATACGTCGAGGCCGGGGTCGCGCTCACCACGCTGCTGGAGCGGCTACCCAACTTGCGCCTCGTCAATGCGACGCCGGATTGGTCGCCGACCTTCCTCTTCCGCAGCCTGCGCAGCCTGCCGCTGGCCTTCGAGCCACAAGACAGGGCGCTGGAGGTCGCGGCCTAGACCATACCGCTCCCTCGGCTCATCGATTGAGCCGCCAATCTGATCGACCGCTATGGCGCAGGGTGCTTAACCGGCACCCTGTAAACGTTTAAACACCGGGAGCGCAGGCGACATGTTGCCTGCGCTCCTGCTGGCGTTGATCGTCTGCGCGGGTTACGAGCCAGCCACGAACAGCGCGCCGCTGCACGGCGGCAGAGTCAACTGCTGACCCTGGTAGTCGACGCCCGTCTCGGTCCGCAGCGCCAGCGGCAGATCGCCGGACAGCGCGACCTGCTGCGCGACGCCGCTTCGATTGAGCGCGACGATCGCGCTGCCCGCCGCGCTCTCGATCGCCACGACATACAGGCCAGCGTCGTGCAGGGCCAGTGCCCGCCTTGCGCCGCGCCACAGCGCGGGATGCTGCCGCCGGAGCGCGATCAGCTGCGTGTAAAACTGCAACACATCGCCGTTCTGCTCCGCGCCCCAGAGCATCGGCCCGCGCGCCTCTTCCATGCGCCGCGATCCATCGGGATACTCCAGATCGTGCGTCTGGTTGAGGCCGACCTCGGTGCCGTAGTAGATGATCGGCGGATGCGGCAGCGTAAACTGGCACAGCGCGGCCAGCTTGAGCCGTCGCACGTCGCCGCCGACCACCCACAAGAAGCGGTTCATATCGTGGTTGTCGAGAAACGACGGCAGCACGAAATCGCCGGGGAAATAGGCCAGATGGCGGCGCAGAAAGCTGTCGAAGGCGCTGGTATCGATCGTCTCGAAGGCGAAAAACGCGCGCATATGCTGCAGCAGCAGAAAATCGAGCACGCCGTCGAGCCGCCCCTGGTACGAGCGCTGTAGCTCAGCCGTCTCTACGATCTCGCCCACGGTAAACGAGCCGGGCTTGAGGGCGCGCGTGGCCGCCCGAAAATGCGTCCAGAAGCCGTGCGACGGGCCGTTGGCATAGTCCAGCCGAAAGCCGTCAGCGCCCTGCTCAAGCCAATACCTGGCCGCGCCGATGATATAGTCCCGCGCGCCGGGGCTTTCATTGTTAATCTGCGGCATCGACCTCACGCCGAAGAACGAGCGATACCGAGCGGGCCACTGCTCGAAGGTAAACCACGCGCGTTCGGGAGCGTCGGGATCGCTGATCGCCCGCTGGAAGGCCGGATGCTCGTCCGAGAGATGG
This DNA window, taken from Herpetosiphonaceae bacterium, encodes the following:
- a CDS encoding alpha-amylase family glycosyl hydrolase; the encoded protein is MTNNPTNVTQDFIFGTMATDDLRLAALQAQGRGVHHGHDITPVDPEPEQPVQLRVRVGTEVSADAVTAYYTLDGSDPTTESARIELERGEVLWDTLLWGYRQVWLGMIPPQPAGTLVRYRIVAATRTGRQAWADPDPLTGEPAIFAYHVDRERVPDWIRDAVIYHVFVDRFNPGAGRSWHVAQSLGAIWGGTLRGVIEKLPYLQELGVNCLWLSPVFPSPTHHGYDATDYLHVEPRLGTDDDLRELFAAAHERGMRVLLDYVANHLSDEHPAFQRAISDPDAPERAWFTFEQWPARYRSFFGVRSMPQINNESPGARDYIIGAARYWLEQGADGFRLDYANGPSHGFWTHFRAATRALKPGSFTVGEIVETAELQRSYQGRLDGVLDFLLLQHMRAFFAFETIDTSAFDSFLRRHLAYFPGDFVLPSFLDNHDMNRFLWVVGGDVRRLKLAALCQFTLPHPPIIYYGTEVGLNQTHDLEYPDGSRRMEEARGPMLWGAEQNGDVLQFYTQLIALRRQHPALWRGARRALALHDAGLYVVAIESAAGSAIVALNRSGVAQQVALSGDLPLALRTETGVDYQGQQLTLPPCSGALFVAGS
- a CDS encoding cytochrome P450, which encodes MFDANFIANPYPAYQELLATGRIHWVEYLGGAWLVPHYDDVLTLLRDPRLSAERSGAYMQCFSDEERATLQPLQRCMDLWMVSMDGAPHMNIRRRLSKAFTPRTIDNLRPHIQTLTNTLIDRMIDQSGGTGQIELMHQFAHPLPAMVIAQLLGVANEDQAKFVQWSDELAVFICSANPTYEEACLGQNAILSMIAYLEDVVAERRQHPGDDLISQLVNVEDHDDMLTVEEIFSQCVLFLFAGHETTRNLIGNGLQTLLHHPDQVALLRRNPSLIKGALEEMVRYECPVQLIARIAIEDMEIHGAQIKRGQTVAVVLGSANRDPEQFSDPDRFDITRIGSRPVSFGHGAHVCIGMALAYVEAGVALTTLLERLPNLRLVNATPDWSPTFLFRSLRSLPLAFEPQDRALEVAA